A stretch of Microbacterium sp. 4R-513 DNA encodes these proteins:
- a CDS encoding GntR family transcriptional regulator has protein sequence MTDTVVVEVDEDTTSRPDLTQQIREAILGAEFAPHQRLIEADLSERYDASRAAVRTALLNLANEGLVERVPNRGARVRAISVDEAVEIVEVRIGLETLCARKAAENLTDADADELQTLRGAIGTAVTSGNLVEYSRLNQELDRRIRELSRHRTATQLLERLRAQSARHQFRLAFHPGRAAQSAPEHIAIIDAILSRDPDAAEAATRAHLSGIVDVLRGMD, from the coding sequence ATGACCGACACCGTCGTCGTGGAGGTGGACGAGGACACGACCTCGCGCCCCGACCTGACCCAGCAGATCCGCGAGGCTATCCTCGGCGCCGAGTTCGCACCGCATCAGCGGCTCATCGAGGCGGACCTGAGCGAGCGTTACGACGCCTCCCGCGCCGCGGTGCGCACCGCGCTGCTCAACCTGGCGAACGAGGGACTCGTCGAGCGCGTGCCGAACCGCGGCGCCCGCGTCCGCGCGATCAGCGTCGACGAGGCGGTCGAGATCGTCGAGGTGCGCATCGGACTCGAGACGCTGTGCGCCCGCAAGGCGGCGGAGAATCTGACGGATGCCGACGCCGACGAGCTGCAGACGCTGCGGGGCGCGATCGGCACGGCCGTGACATCCGGCAACCTCGTCGAGTACTCGCGACTGAATCAGGAGCTCGACCGCCGGATCCGGGAGCTCAGCCGGCACCGGACCGCGACACAGCTGCTCGAGCGGCTGCGGGCGCAATCGGCCCGGCACCAGTTCCGGCTCGCATTCCACCCGGGGCGGGCCGCGCAGTCGGCGCCGGAGCACATCGCGATCATCGACGCGATCCTCTCGCGGGATCCCGATGCCGCCGAGGCCGCGACCCGCGCTCACCTCAGCGGCATCGTCGACGTGCTGCGCGGGATGGACTGA
- a CDS encoding ABC transporter ATP-binding protein, translated as MTLLELTDVTAFYGPVQVLDTVSLSVPDGGAVGILGANGAGKTTTLRAISGTVRAGGSIKFDGKDIRGLRPDQVAGLGIAHVPEGRGTLGDLTVRENLRVGAYKRKDRKGIAADIDYCLDLFPQLQERIKSNASALSGGEQQMLAVARAFMAKPRLLLLDEASLGLAPSTARNVYDSIRRLRVESGIAMLIVEQNANLAFTLVDSATVLETGRNVLTGSSAELKGMDEIRRAYLGG; from the coding sequence ATGACGCTGCTTGAGCTCACCGACGTCACGGCGTTCTACGGGCCGGTCCAGGTGCTCGACACCGTGTCGCTGAGCGTGCCCGACGGAGGGGCCGTCGGCATCCTGGGTGCGAACGGAGCGGGCAAGACGACGACGCTCCGCGCGATCAGCGGCACCGTTCGGGCAGGCGGGTCGATCAAGTTCGACGGCAAGGACATCCGGGGCCTCCGACCCGATCAGGTCGCCGGGCTCGGCATCGCCCACGTCCCCGAGGGACGGGGAACCCTCGGCGACCTCACGGTGCGCGAGAACCTCCGCGTCGGCGCGTACAAACGCAAGGACCGCAAGGGGATCGCCGCCGACATCGACTACTGCCTCGATCTCTTCCCGCAGCTCCAGGAGCGCATCAAGTCCAACGCCTCCGCTCTATCGGGCGGCGAACAGCAGATGCTGGCGGTCGCCCGGGCGTTCATGGCCAAGCCCCGGCTCCTGCTTCTCGACGAGGCATCCCTCGGTCTCGCGCCGAGCACCGCGCGGAACGTCTACGACTCGATCCGCCGGCTGCGCGTCGAGTCCGGCATCGCGATGCTCATCGTGGAGCAGAACGCCAACCTCGCGTTCACGCTCGTCGACTCGGCGACGGTGCTCGAGACGGGCCGCAACGTCCTCACGGGCTCTTCGGCCGAGCTCAAGGGCATGGACGAGATCCGCCGCGCGTACCTGGGAGGCTGA
- a CDS encoding ABC transporter ATP-binding protein encodes MAAQLTLQDVSLQFGGIKVLQDVSFTVEPGQIFGLVGPNGAGKTSLFNCISGHYKPTAGSIRIDDAEVSGSRPATLAQHGLARTFQHPALQLHSTVLENVLLGAHTRLPGGAGEWSLRLPRTSRSERALRDEALRLLERNGLGWAANLPADELSHGLHKGIELCRALLMKPRLLLLDEPAAGLPHTEVEQLIDTVRRLRADDDITVVIVEHHMGLIAALTDRVVVLDHGRKLMEGSAAEAQSDARVIEAYIGKDAADDAA; translated from the coding sequence ATGGCCGCTCAGCTGACACTCCAGGATGTGAGCCTGCAGTTCGGTGGCATCAAGGTGCTGCAGGATGTGTCGTTCACGGTCGAGCCGGGGCAGATCTTCGGGCTCGTCGGCCCCAACGGCGCAGGCAAGACGTCGCTGTTCAACTGCATCAGCGGTCACTACAAGCCCACGGCCGGTTCGATCCGCATCGACGACGCCGAGGTCAGCGGCTCCCGCCCCGCGACGCTCGCCCAGCACGGTCTGGCCCGCACGTTCCAGCACCCGGCCCTCCAGCTGCACTCGACGGTGCTCGAGAACGTCCTGCTGGGCGCGCACACGCGGCTTCCCGGCGGTGCCGGCGAGTGGTCGCTGCGGCTTCCCCGCACGTCCCGTTCGGAACGGGCGCTGCGCGACGAGGCACTGCGCCTCCTCGAACGCAACGGCCTCGGCTGGGCGGCCAACCTGCCCGCCGACGAGCTGTCGCACGGCCTCCACAAGGGGATCGAGCTCTGTCGCGCGCTGCTCATGAAGCCGCGGCTCCTCCTGCTCGACGAGCCGGCCGCCGGTCTCCCCCATACCGAGGTCGAGCAGCTGATCGACACCGTCCGCCGCCTGCGGGCGGACGACGACATCACCGTCGTGATCGTGGAGCACCACATGGGACTCATCGCCGCGCTCACCGACCGCGTCGTCGTGCTCGACCACGGCCGCAAGCTGATGGAGGGCAGCGCCGCCGAGGCGCAGTCCGACGCGCGCGTCATCGAGGCCTACATCGGGAAGGATGCCGCGGATGACGCTGCTTGA
- a CDS encoding aldehyde dehydrogenase family protein, protein MTDVENAVVSTNAADGRSDTVVGSPVGSGVRTGLFIGGEERFTPEVLRIADPGKPGVVVGEAASASPGDVSDAVAAARSAFPAWAALSAQERAGMMADAIAGIAEERDADAAILSQENGKIRFESWVDALVFEIRWDLALMLADQVDTGHTLPVVPGAIPVSTEVSYQPLGVVTVIVPFNWPIAILGAALPHALLAGNTAIVKPPPSAPLATTRVVQRVAAKLPPGVLNVVTGRDENMAGLITDVDKVCFTGSVNGGKRIMQMASQTLTRVTLELGGNDAAVILDDAILDDTHLDRLYAAIYDTTGQICMNAKRVFVHRSRLNEVVTGLEQRLNQAVIGYGLDEATTMGPLHQAAQKAFVEDIIQEAKDAGADVREYGELPTGDLAGGNFLRPAIIVDPDPGLRVVTQEQFGPVIPILPFDSEDDAVRLANDTWGGLCGSVWTASPESATRVGSQLVCGYVWVNDHGATRLDLRAPFGGMKQSGIGREQGIEGIRAFQDTRAIATIDPTALAQMAH, encoded by the coding sequence ATGACTGATGTGGAGAACGCGGTGGTGAGCACGAATGCCGCGGATGGCCGGTCGGACACGGTGGTGGGTTCGCCGGTGGGTTCGGGGGTGCGGACGGGGTTGTTCATCGGTGGGGAGGAGCGGTTCACGCCGGAGGTGCTGCGGATCGCGGACCCGGGTAAGCCGGGCGTGGTGGTCGGTGAGGCGGCGTCGGCGTCGCCGGGTGATGTGTCGGACGCGGTCGCGGCGGCACGCTCGGCGTTCCCGGCGTGGGCGGCGTTGTCGGCGCAGGAGCGGGCCGGGATGATGGCGGACGCGATCGCGGGGATCGCGGAGGAGCGGGACGCGGATGCGGCGATCTTGTCGCAGGAGAACGGGAAGATCCGGTTCGAGTCCTGGGTGGATGCGCTGGTGTTCGAGATCCGGTGGGACCTGGCGCTGATGCTCGCCGACCAGGTCGACACCGGGCACACCCTGCCGGTGGTGCCCGGCGCGATCCCGGTGTCCACCGAGGTGTCGTATCAGCCGCTCGGGGTGGTCACGGTGATCGTGCCGTTCAACTGGCCGATCGCGATCCTCGGCGCGGCGCTGCCGCATGCGCTGCTGGCGGGGAACACCGCGATCGTCAAGCCGCCGCCGTCGGCGCCGCTGGCGACCACCCGGGTGGTGCAGCGGGTCGCCGCCAAGCTCCCGCCGGGGGTGCTGAACGTCGTGACCGGCCGGGACGAGAACATGGCCGGGCTGATCACCGATGTCGACAAGGTGTGCTTCACCGGGTCGGTGAACGGGGGCAAGCGGATCATGCAGATGGCGTCGCAGACCCTGACCCGGGTGACCCTGGAGCTCGGCGGGAACGACGCCGCGGTGATCCTGGACGACGCGATCCTGGACGACACCCACCTGGACCGCCTCTACGCGGCGATCTACGACACCACCGGGCAGATCTGCATGAACGCCAAACGCGTCTTCGTGCACCGCTCCCGCCTGAACGAGGTCGTCACCGGGCTGGAGCAGCGGCTGAACCAGGCGGTGATCGGGTACGGGCTGGACGAGGCGACCACGATGGGGCCGCTGCACCAAGCCGCGCAGAAAGCGTTCGTCGAAGACATCATCCAGGAAGCGAAGGATGCCGGCGCGGACGTCCGCGAATACGGCGAACTCCCCACCGGCGACCTCGCCGGCGGGAACTTCCTCCGCCCCGCGATCATCGTCGACCCCGACCCGGGCCTGCGGGTGGTCACCCAGGAACAGTTCGGACCGGTCATCCCGATCCTCCCCTTCGATTCGGAAGACGACGCCGTCCGGCTCGCGAACGACACCTGGGGCGGCCTGTGCGGCTCCGTCTGGACCGCCTCGCCGGAATCCGCCACCCGGGTCGGGTCGCAGCTGGTCTGCGGCTACGTCTGGGTCAACGACCACGGCGCCACCCGCCTCGACCTGCGCGCCCCCTTCGGCGGCATGAAACAATCCGGCATCGGCCGCGAACAAGGCATCGAAGGCATCCGCGCCTTCCAAGACACCCGCGCCATCGCCACCATCGACCCCACCGCCCTCGCCCAAATGGCCCACTAG
- a CDS encoding ABC transporter ATP-binding protein: protein MSTTTSPRARRGRRAPQEGPRASLKQLLPFLFEHKRVLIIVAILSIVGAAATLAQPLFVGVLIGRVEASEPLGYLVWGIVVLVVIASLISGYQHYLLQRTGTAVVYSSRRKLIGRILHLPIGEFDARRTGDLVSRVGTDTTLLYAVLTQGLADAVGNSVVFIGALVAMALIDPVLLGLIVVVIGASIAVVGGLSGRIRRATKDQQEKVGELASGVERAIGSIRTVRAAGASDREERALAGLAEETYDQGVRIAKVSALIVPISSVALQLSLLVVLGVGGLRVASGAISVAALVTFVMFLFMLIAPLGTFFGAITSVNQALGALGRIQEILDLPTETGKDAEIAATVVEREPAASVVAPAAAIEFRDVRFRYPEAVVAARRKAEDAALAALDDAHVDKSVADDLRRLAGGEGEPSALETDASTEVLRGVSFSVPQGARVALVGPSGAGKSTTLALIERFYDPTSGAVLLGGADVRTLERDALRAQLGYVEQDAPTLAGTIAENLRLASPEASDADCEHVLRAVNLGEVLERSPLGVDAPVGESGVMLSGGERQRLAIARALLAAPPILLLDESTSSLDGLNEQRMRDAIDAVATGRTLVVIAHRLSTVVDSDHIVVMDHGRVVGQGTHSELVETTPLYRDLARHQLLV, encoded by the coding sequence ATGTCCACCACGACGTCTCCCCGAGCCCGCCGCGGCCGGCGCGCACCTCAAGAGGGTCCGCGCGCGAGCCTCAAGCAGCTCCTCCCCTTCCTCTTCGAGCACAAGCGCGTCCTCATCATCGTCGCGATCCTGAGCATCGTCGGTGCCGCGGCCACCCTCGCGCAGCCGCTCTTCGTGGGAGTGCTGATCGGCCGCGTCGAGGCCAGCGAGCCGCTCGGCTACCTCGTGTGGGGCATCGTCGTGCTCGTGGTCATCGCGTCCCTCATCTCGGGGTACCAGCACTACCTCCTCCAGCGCACCGGCACAGCGGTCGTCTACTCCTCGCGCCGCAAGCTCATCGGCCGCATCCTGCACCTGCCGATCGGCGAGTTCGACGCGCGTCGCACCGGCGACCTCGTCTCGCGCGTCGGCACGGATACGACGCTCCTCTACGCCGTCCTCACGCAGGGTCTCGCCGACGCCGTCGGCAACTCCGTCGTCTTCATCGGCGCCCTGGTGGCGATGGCGCTGATCGATCCCGTCCTCCTGGGGCTCATCGTCGTCGTGATCGGCGCATCGATCGCCGTGGTCGGCGGGCTCAGCGGACGCATCCGCCGCGCGACCAAAGACCAGCAGGAGAAGGTCGGCGAGCTCGCCTCCGGCGTCGAGCGGGCCATCGGCTCGATCCGCACCGTCCGGGCGGCCGGCGCGAGCGACCGCGAGGAGCGGGCCCTCGCCGGACTCGCGGAAGAGACATACGACCAGGGTGTGCGCATCGCCAAGGTGTCCGCGCTCATCGTGCCGATCTCGAGCGTGGCCCTGCAGCTCTCGCTCCTCGTCGTGCTCGGCGTCGGCGGCCTGCGGGTGGCGTCCGGGGCCATCTCGGTCGCGGCACTCGTGACATTCGTCATGTTCCTCTTCATGCTGATCGCACCCCTCGGCACCTTCTTCGGCGCCATCACCTCCGTGAACCAGGCGCTCGGCGCGCTCGGGCGCATCCAGGAGATCCTCGACCTCCCGACCGAGACCGGGAAGGATGCCGAGATCGCGGCGACCGTCGTCGAGCGCGAGCCCGCGGCATCCGTCGTCGCACCCGCCGCCGCGATCGAGTTCCGCGACGTGCGCTTCCGCTATCCCGAGGCCGTCGTCGCCGCCCGGCGCAAGGCCGAAGACGCGGCCCTCGCAGCCCTCGACGACGCGCACGTCGACAAGTCCGTCGCCGACGATCTGCGCCGCCTCGCCGGGGGTGAAGGCGAGCCGTCGGCTCTCGAGACGGACGCCTCGACCGAAGTGCTGCGCGGAGTGTCGTTCTCGGTCCCGCAGGGGGCCCGCGTCGCGCTCGTCGGCCCGTCGGGTGCGGGCAAGAGCACGACCCTCGCGCTCATCGAGCGGTTCTACGACCCCACGTCCGGCGCGGTCCTCCTCGGCGGTGCGGACGTGCGCACGCTCGAGCGGGACGCGCTTCGCGCACAGCTCGGCTATGTCGAACAGGATGCCCCGACGCTCGCCGGCACGATCGCCGAGAACCTTCGGCTGGCGTCGCCCGAGGCATCCGACGCGGACTGCGAGCACGTGCTGCGCGCCGTCAACCTCGGCGAGGTGCTCGAGCGGAGCCCGCTCGGTGTCGACGCGCCCGTCGGCGAGAGCGGCGTGATGCTCTCGGGCGGTGAGCGCCAGCGCCTCGCGATCGCCCGCGCCCTGCTGGCCGCTCCCCCGATCCTCCTCCTCGATGAGTCCACCTCGTCGCTCGACGGCCTGAACGAGCAGCGGATGCGCGACGCGATCGACGCGGTGGCCACCGGTCGGACGCTCGTCGTGATCGCGCACCGCCTGTCGACCGTCGTCGACAGCGACCACATCGTCGTGATGGACCACGGTCGGGTGGTGGGTCAGGGCACGCACTCCGAGCTCGTCGAGACGACGCCCCTCTACCGCGACCTCGCGCGGCACCAGCTGCTCGTCTGA
- a CDS encoding ABC transporter substrate-binding protein — MITHRTKMRAVSVVAGLGIVALLAAGCARGGDSGSPSESGGPAAASPGITDDTITLGITTPLSGPTAGPGTCTVAGITAYFGAKNADGGVEFGDGKTRKVEIKSLDDTYDPQKAAANFDQLKDSVFAMTAGLGTPTNRAWREAAIADEVPQALIMTGDPIFSDQKESPWSLGFVPIYQNEGEAFGKLLASSGDDHKVAILSQNDDYGEGYVEGFKKAIEGADNIEVVKELTYEATDTNVDAQLTELAGSGADVFFNAMSITPLVISSLQKTQELGWLPSWFLPSNTSSPSAILEPGGASAFPGVYTVAFAQSAAAPTFADSEDGKTFLEGLKQYADYPDTPAFPHCVWSYQVGATLDQVFQKMTEPTREDFMKELRSIKDYVAPLMLEGSSVNTTEDGQPAVSTVQVQKYNGKGYAPAQEWG, encoded by the coding sequence ATGATCACCCACCGCACCAAGATGCGGGCTGTGTCGGTCGTCGCGGGCCTGGGCATCGTCGCCCTCCTCGCCGCCGGATGCGCCCGCGGCGGCGACAGCGGAAGCCCCAGCGAGAGCGGCGGCCCCGCCGCTGCCAGCCCGGGCATCACCGACGACACGATCACGCTCGGCATCACGACTCCCCTGTCGGGTCCGACCGCCGGCCCCGGCACCTGCACAGTCGCGGGCATCACCGCCTACTTCGGCGCGAAGAACGCCGACGGAGGCGTGGAGTTCGGCGACGGCAAGACCCGCAAGGTCGAGATCAAGTCGCTCGACGACACGTACGACCCGCAGAAGGCGGCCGCGAACTTCGACCAGCTGAAGGACAGCGTCTTCGCGATGACGGCCGGGCTCGGCACGCCCACCAACCGCGCCTGGCGCGAGGCCGCGATCGCCGACGAGGTCCCCCAGGCCCTCATCATGACGGGTGACCCGATCTTCAGCGATCAGAAGGAGAGCCCCTGGTCGCTCGGCTTCGTGCCGATCTACCAAAACGAGGGCGAGGCGTTCGGCAAGCTGCTCGCGTCGTCGGGCGACGACCACAAGGTCGCCATCCTGTCGCAGAACGACGACTACGGCGAGGGCTACGTCGAGGGCTTCAAGAAGGCCATCGAGGGCGCAGACAACATCGAGGTCGTCAAGGAGCTGACGTACGAGGCGACCGACACCAACGTCGACGCGCAGCTCACCGAGCTTGCGGGCTCCGGCGCCGACGTGTTCTTCAACGCGATGTCGATCACGCCTCTCGTGATCTCGTCGCTGCAGAAGACGCAGGAGCTCGGCTGGCTGCCCAGCTGGTTCCTTCCGTCGAACACCTCGAGCCCCAGCGCGATCCTCGAGCCCGGTGGCGCCTCGGCCTTCCCCGGCGTCTACACCGTCGCCTTCGCCCAGTCGGCGGCGGCGCCGACCTTCGCAGACAGCGAGGACGGCAAGACGTTCCTCGAGGGTCTCAAGCAGTACGCGGACTACCCGGACACTCCGGCCTTCCCGCACTGCGTCTGGTCGTACCAGGTGGGCGCGACGCTCGACCAGGTCTTCCAGAAGATGACCGAGCCGACGCGCGAGGACTTCATGAAGGAGCTCCGCTCCATCAAGGACTACGTCGCTCCGCTCATGCTCGAAGGCTCGAGCGTCAACACGACCGAGGACGGCCAGCCCGCCGTCTCGACCGTGCAGGTGCAGAAGTACAACGGCAAGGGGTACGCGCCGGCCCAGGAATGGGGCTGA
- the arr gene encoding NAD(+)--rifampin ADP-ribosyltransferase — MTEASDDGPFYHGTKADLRVGDLLTPGFRSNYRPEIVMNHIYFTALRDGAGLAAELAPGEDPPRVYLVEPTGPFEDDPNVTDKKFPGNPTRSYRSTAPLKIIGESDDWTRLTPDALQTWRDRLAALRADERGQIIN, encoded by the coding sequence GTGACCGAAGCATCGGATGACGGACCGTTCTACCACGGCACCAAGGCTGACCTCCGCGTCGGCGACCTGCTGACGCCGGGATTCCGCTCGAACTACCGGCCCGAGATCGTGATGAATCACATCTACTTCACGGCGCTGCGCGACGGTGCCGGTCTCGCGGCCGAGCTCGCGCCTGGTGAGGATCCGCCCCGCGTCTACCTCGTCGAGCCGACCGGGCCTTTCGAGGACGACCCCAACGTGACCGACAAGAAGTTCCCCGGCAATCCCACGCGGTCCTATCGCAGCACCGCCCCGCTGAAGATCATCGGCGAGTCGGACGACTGGACACGCCTCACACCCGACGCGCTCCAGACGTGGAGAGATCGGCTCGCGGCGCTCCGCGCGGATGAGCGAGGTCAGATCATCAACTGA
- a CDS encoding sigma factor-like helix-turn-helix DNA-binding protein, producing the protein MSDDIRTAIGAAQGGDPLPELRRLRALHAELARAEAEQVRLARAQGYSWLAIADALGVSKQAVHKKYGRR; encoded by the coding sequence GTGAGCGACGACATCCGCACCGCCATCGGCGCAGCACAGGGCGGCGACCCGCTGCCCGAGCTGCGCCGCCTGCGGGCACTTCATGCCGAGCTCGCTCGCGCGGAAGCCGAGCAGGTCCGACTGGCGCGCGCCCAGGGGTACTCCTGGCTCGCCATCGCCGACGCCCTCGGCGTCAGCAAGCAGGCAGTTCACAAGAAGTACGGTCGAAGATAG
- a CDS encoding branched-chain amino acid ABC transporter permease translates to MGTFIQLVIDGLSTGSIYAALALAIVLVNQATGLINFAQGGMAVLSAYIAWQLTAWSVPLILAILISIAVSFVIGAIVERFLIRKFEGGDPDTAVVVTIGLLTLITGICAWIWSYNNRLFPSLFPLETINIAGAVISVRSLGTILVIVAIMVLLQLLFIGTKLGLALRAVAINPQSAAFSGMPVGRLLMIGWGLAAGLGAVAGALVAPQLTLTPNMMDGALVYALAAVIIGGLTSPIGVVIAAWLIGVLENLAAVYVPFIGHDLKIAVPFIMIFVVLILRPQGLFGRKAVVRV, encoded by the coding sequence GTGGGGACCTTCATCCAGCTCGTCATCGACGGCCTCTCGACCGGCTCGATCTATGCCGCGCTCGCCCTCGCGATCGTGCTCGTCAACCAGGCGACGGGCCTGATCAACTTCGCGCAGGGCGGCATGGCCGTGCTCTCGGCCTACATCGCCTGGCAGCTCACGGCCTGGAGCGTGCCACTCATCCTCGCGATCCTGATCTCCATCGCCGTCTCGTTCGTCATCGGCGCGATCGTCGAGCGCTTCCTCATCCGCAAGTTCGAGGGAGGCGACCCCGACACGGCCGTCGTCGTGACGATCGGCCTGCTGACCCTCATCACCGGCATCTGCGCCTGGATCTGGTCGTACAACAACAGGCTCTTCCCCTCGCTGTTCCCGCTCGAGACGATCAACATCGCGGGCGCCGTGATCAGCGTGCGGTCGCTCGGCACCATCCTCGTGATCGTGGCGATCATGGTGCTGCTGCAGCTCCTGTTCATCGGCACGAAGCTCGGACTCGCCCTGCGAGCCGTCGCCATCAACCCTCAGTCGGCGGCGTTCTCCGGAATGCCCGTCGGACGGCTGCTCATGATCGGCTGGGGACTCGCCGCCGGACTCGGGGCCGTCGCGGGAGCGCTCGTGGCTCCGCAGCTGACGCTGACCCCCAACATGATGGACGGCGCCCTGGTCTACGCCCTCGCCGCCGTCATCATCGGGGGGCTCACGAGTCCCATCGGCGTGGTCATCGCCGCGTGGCTCATCGGCGTCCTCGAGAACCTCGCCGCCGTCTACGTGCCCTTCATCGGACACGACCTGAAGATCGCGGTGCCCTTCATCATGATCTTCGTCGTGCTCATCCTGAGACCCCAGGGCCTGTTCGGCCGGAAAGCGGTGGTGCGCGTCTGA
- a CDS encoding branched-chain amino acid ABC transporter permease — protein MSTATAFLQKPWVRWAGIALIVVLAVVLPLVLPEFANTTIARIGVFAVAVLGLNVVMGYTGQVSLGQIFFLGLGAYVTAYGVEQDWNIVLVFLLACIVPAVVGLLVALAAARLGGLAIAMVTIALPIVGVPLAKRLSDFTGGSQGISARFTDAPDWSGLYDDQWQLYIVLLIAGISFLLTRNLVRGKYGRAFAIVKGNEAVASSMGISPYRYKVLAFTVASLLGGVSGFLYMVVIQYTSPETLNFGHSITLVAAMVIGGAGSIIGSLLGGAYYVLTPQLTNLIDPGLTAVLQGAILLVVLFVLPGGLVSLPRLWRRRRNGPSTHPPTESQERRQDT, from the coding sequence ATGTCCACCGCCACCGCCTTCCTGCAGAAGCCCTGGGTCCGCTGGGCCGGCATCGCGCTCATCGTGGTGCTCGCCGTCGTCCTCCCCCTCGTGCTCCCCGAATTCGCCAACACCACGATCGCGCGCATCGGCGTCTTCGCAGTCGCGGTCCTCGGCCTCAACGTCGTCATGGGCTACACGGGCCAGGTGTCGCTCGGCCAGATCTTCTTCCTCGGGCTCGGCGCGTACGTGACGGCCTACGGCGTCGAGCAGGACTGGAACATCGTCCTGGTCTTCCTGCTCGCGTGCATCGTCCCGGCCGTCGTCGGCCTGCTCGTCGCTCTCGCGGCGGCCCGCCTGGGCGGCCTGGCGATCGCGATGGTCACCATTGCGCTGCCCATCGTCGGCGTCCCACTGGCCAAGCGCCTGTCCGACTTCACGGGCGGGTCGCAGGGCATCTCGGCACGATTCACGGATGCCCCGGACTGGAGCGGCCTGTACGACGACCAGTGGCAGCTCTACATCGTCCTGCTGATCGCCGGAATCTCGTTCCTGCTGACGCGCAACCTCGTGCGGGGCAAGTACGGCCGCGCCTTCGCGATCGTGAAGGGCAACGAGGCCGTCGCCTCCTCGATGGGCATCTCCCCCTACCGCTACAAGGTGCTCGCCTTCACGGTGGCTTCACTCCTCGGCGGTGTGAGCGGCTTCCTCTACATGGTCGTCATCCAGTACACGTCGCCCGAGACGCTGAACTTCGGCCACTCCATCACCCTCGTCGCCGCGATGGTCATCGGGGGCGCCGGAAGCATCATCGGCTCGCTGCTCGGTGGCGCGTACTACGTGCTCACCCCGCAGCTCACGAACCTCATCGACCCGGGTCTCACGGCCGTGCTCCAGGGCGCGATCCTCCTCGTCGTGCTCTTCGTCCTCCCGGGCGGGCTCGTGTCGCTCCCGAGGCTCTGGCGCCGTCGACGCAACGGCCCCTCCACCCACCCACCCACAGAGTCACAAGAGAGAAGGCAGGACACATGA